gctttggaacgggggggggggcaattcattGGGTGCTTGCGTGGGATAGTAGtgaaagagtggtggactctaatctggagaatggggtttgattccccactcctccacatgctgccagctggctgaccttggttcagtcacagttctctgagagctctctcagcctcacctacctcacagggtgtctgttgtggggagaggaagggtaggggatTGTAAACTGTCTTGAGAATGCTTTgttagtaaaaagtagggtacaaaaaacagctccttttTCATTATTTCCCATGCCCTTCTATggctctatccccccccccccaaaaaaaaattaggtgTTTCTCAGCATGGAGGCCACAAACCTACCCACAAGGCATTGTTAGAGATCTTAAGGAGTTCTGTAATCTAATCTAGGAGCTCTTCACCTCAGTTTGCTTGCTGAGACCTTCTTCCCTGTATTCTATTTAACAGGTCCAGGGACCAGTTATAGTAGAAGACACCTGTTTGTGTTTCAACGCCCTTGGAGGGCTCCCGGGGCCATATATGTAAGTAGGAGTTGAGTCACTTGAACATAGCtgatatctttaaaaaataaaacacatttaaTTGGGCTGTTTGAATTCTGCCAGTGCTATCTGCCCAGTcaatttgccttggaagcacagaaacaGTTTCAAAGTACACTCTACATTTCCCagttaaggggaaaatgctgttcaaataaattacaaagatgttcaaataaattacaaagatgttcaaataaattacaaagattacaaataaattacaaagatcaaataatttacaaaaattacaaataaattacaAAGATAAATTACAAAATGgtagcaagagaaagaaattttacttacaaaaatagaagcgcGCCTTACATGTCATATTCATGTAAATTTACCGTACTGTGAACAGATGAACAtcaaaaaggttaacttgctacagaGAAGGTCCTAAATAAGATGAAAAGAAGACAAACAAGGGCCAAAGAGACTCAACATCTAATCCATGAAAGGATGGAGCCAAGTGTACCCAGTGAGATAATTCTCTTAACCATTTCCCTTCCAGACCCTCTGGCATGCAGTTACAGTACCCAACAGGTTGGGGTGCTACAGTTTTGTTAAGGAAAGGGGTGGGTGTGTACTCCATCTTtttgctcaaagtggcttacaaagacctttccctgccgttccccacaacagacaccctgtgatgtaggtggggctgaaagagcattgcaaagatctgtgactagcccaagatcacccatcagGCTGCCTGTGAAAGTGGAGtagagaatcgaacctggctctccagattagaggccactgctgttaaccaccacaccaaactggccaccTGGTTTAGTTTTTAGTCccatcatggggagggggaggcagattgAGTTAGGATGGAGGCGGAGCTGCTTATATTAGGGGATGGTTCTTGCCTCTAACCTTTTTGGCTGAGTTGACATTCCTGGGTGCTTCTTGGTTTTGCATCCCAGCTATTGTACCTGCCTCTCTGCAATGAGCAAAAGCAAAGGGAGCCTGAGCATGATTTTCCAAGTCCTTCCTGGCAGGTGGACAAATTGCTTAGGCTTCCTTGTGATTGGGATGAGATTGGCAGTCAGGAAGGAAATGATCTGTGTCTTCTCATTTCAGCAAATGGTTTCTGGAGAAGCTGAAACCAGAAGGTAAGTCAGCCTGGGGATGTACCTACTGCTCTGCTACTGCCAGAGGGGACACGCTCCTGGATTGCTTGGCGGTTTGAAGAGCAACTCAGCATGTACTGCTCTGCTCAGACCGACAGCTCTGTATCCACAGGAGCTCTAGTTGTGCCGCCATTCCCATCACCTTCATCCCTGTTTTTAAGTCCGAGAGCTTGTGTGTTTCTTTTCCAATAGCCAGTGATTCCCAACATTGCACTGGGGGTTCCATGAGGCTAGTGGATGGTTTTCTTGACCTCATATGCCTCTTCCCCAAAGCAGATTCTTAGCTTTCCTCTGCCTAGCTGCAGCAGGAAGCACTTCAGAAGAGTCCTGGAGGCATTCCCTTTGTGCCTGTTAGTAATTCCCATacagaaacagctgcctccatttTAGGAGGCTCCATGGCATATGGCCTCCCATTGGTTTGTGATTGGCTAAGTCCCTCCCCCTTGGCAGCTAATATTCCCAAAGGGCCCCCGGGCTTGGTAAGGTTGGGGACCCATGCAATTGACTTTATTCTGATGTAGCACTCTGAAATTTTCTATTTCACAGACTTTCTGCTTCCTCAAATCAGCTGTAAATCTGTTCATagtataatagagttggaaggaacctcctgggtcatctagtccaaccccctgccctatgcaggacactcacaatcctatcgctcatccactgtaacttgtcacccccttgagccttcacagaatcagcctctccgtcagatggctatccagcctctgtttaaaaatctccaaagatggagaacccaccacctcccgaggaagcctgttccactgagaaacagctctaactgtcaggaacttctttctgatgtttagatggaattttttttgaattaatttcatcccattggttctggtttgtccctccggggtaagagagaattctgctccatctttcttcttccttagcaggactcttctgatttCCTTCTATTTCAGCTTTGACTGACACTTTTTAATAGAGCTGGACAGATGCCAACCTGGCAAAACTGAGCGCAGTTTAATTCCTGTGATCTTGTTGAGTGTTTTGTCTTATatccttttcagccctggtttaaggatttgcagggtctgcagcaccagagccagtttaaggattcatggtgCATTAGTAGAGCACAAATGGCACTGTCCCTTGTGCTGCACAAGGAACAGCAAGGCACCCTTCATCCTCTTTGTTTCTTGAACTGTGGCAGGACATACAAGCgcaatgccccaatatctaaggAGGCCTTCATGCTTATGCAACTTATTGTCTGCACACATACTCCATGAgcaatgtgcatgctcagttactaacagcATGCCTATCACActtttttcattcttgtggtCCCAAATAAGGATGAAGATCAGAATCACAGTGTGAAGCTCCCCAAGCCATACAGCACTACAGTGTCTCTGGAACTATGGGGCCCACAGCATGTGCCACATGAACTGCTAGGATAAAGTGCTTCTGATTCTCTCGGGAAATGTGGGAGTCCTACCTGGGTGCATGCTTCACGTCTTTAATTCAATGTCATTGtctatttctcctggagaaaacttcTGACATTGCTTTTCCTGTTGCTTAGGGTTGTACAAACTGCTGGCAGGATTTGAAGACAAGACTGCTTATGCCCTCTGCACGTTTGCCTTCAGCACCGGGAATCCAGAAGAGCCAGTGAAGTTATTCAAAGGCCAGACTCACGTGAGTTCCAAATGCCTGTGCCCTCCACTGCCTCCCAGTGTTTTTGGTGCATCTGAGCGAGAGAAGAATGGAACTGGGCAAGTTTCTCCAGACACTCGTCCTGTAGAAAGCACTATATGGGAAGCTGATGGACAGCCACGTTCATGCCCAATAAATTAGTAATGTGTAGCAGTTTTGTAGCTCTTTAGTCAAGTGGTTTAAGTAATCCCTTCAACAGGATTATGATTCCCCTTTTGCACATGGGAAAATGGAGGTTTAATAGCCAGAAAGAGagacagcttagtgtagtggttgagTGGAgactggagaaccgagtttgagtctcctttcttcctccacctggatgaccttgggccggtcacaattctctcagagcccctgtcagcctcacctacctaacagggtgtctgtttcagggagaggaagggtggatgattgaaatccactttgagactccttcgggtaataaaaagcggggtacaaagaacccagctcttctttttctaaaagaTCACCTGATGAATTCACAGCAAAGGcgagagattactgaagaacttCCTAGTTTGCAGTTCAGCTTCTTGGCGACTATCCTGGACTTTGATTCCTCAGCTTAACTGCTGGACTACTGCAGGCCCCCAACAAGTGACTGCCCTCTTAGTTGCAGGAAGGGAGCCTTGTCCTGGCTCTCAAGACTGCCATGTAAAATCCCTTTATGCATCTGCTTACAGGGATGTATAGTTGATCCAAGGGGACCCAGAGATTTTGGATGGGATCCGTGCTTCCAGCCAGAAGGATATGACCAGACGTAAGTGGGTTGCTTACTTGCTTTGCAGTTTTAAAACCTGGCACACCAGCATgcagttgaaagggctgccagaAGCTGGAAGGCATGCATATGGCCTAGCCAAGGCTAGGTTTGGATCAGCTTGGAAGGTGTTTTATGGGGTCCTCCCCAGGAGGCATCCCACCAAGACAAAGGAGGAGTTATTCTGTGTTCAGGGGAAGCTAATGATTTCATCACACTGAGGAGGgaccccaacctggatagcccaggcaagcccgatcctgtcaCATCTTGGAGGCCACATATTGGAGGCCCTAGCTAGgacttggaagggcgacctccaaggaatacctgaACTGTGACGTGGGggaagcaatggcaaaaccacctctgaacgtcttttGCCTGGCAGCCTAAAAATTTTTAGGATGTCCTAGCTAAcataacacacatgccatatgatgcATAAGTAAATAATGTAGTTTAAAATCATCATGGTTCCTTACAAAGGATAACCCATGCCCAGTTTGTATGCTTGCAACCTGTTCCAGGGAACTGCCAGTTCTGCTGTAAAGGAGGCTTATCTTGTAATGAAGATCCTGGATTCTGTTGTCTTAGTTGAATAGCAGTTGGGGGAATAAGCAATCCTAAGAAGAACCACACCATTCTAGTCCCATTGAATTCATTGTGTTTACAAGGATGTAGTTTTGTTTAGgatggtgctgccagcagcacagACACACCATCTCTTCTGTACTGAGATTTCCGAAGGGGGAACGCAGGATGCAGAACATAATGCTTCTTACTGTTTGTGGGGAGGGCTAGTTTAGGTTGAGTGGTGCCGTGTAAAATTTATTCTATTGAATGCGGTGAACAAGTGATTGAGTTTTCAAAAGATTCTGACTTCATTTGAGGTTGTCCCATTCTCTGGCCCTTCACAGGTATGCCGAGTTGCCCAAGTCTGTGAAGAACTCCATCTCTCACCGTTACAAAGCCCTGAATGCCCTGTCTACTTACTTTATCCAGCAGCACAAAGAGGCCACGAGTGGTCCCAGTTAgcctgctgcgagaggggggggaatctgaggGTTTTGCATGTGTGCGATGCGCAGTCTGTCTATATATCCATGTCTAATAAAGTGGCTCCCTTTAAAGACACATGTTTCTCTATGCTGTAGCTAAAGGACCTGCAAAAATGCCATATCAAAAGTAGATTTTCGACCCCAGCTTTGCCTGCCAACGCTCCCCACTCTGATTCACAGTAAATTCTGACTTCTCTGGCTCCCGACCTCCCAGAACGAACTCTGAGCTGTGGCAAGCTCTCTGATCCCACTCTACTGCCCAGCTGTGTTGGTGCcgcccagcagggcagcacaccAGTTTCACTGGTGGAAATGGCAACATTGGGGTGTGCATTTTGGGCATCAcctccccactgagctccctgcccATGCTCCCACCCTGCCCATACACAGCtaccaaacctccagggattttccaggcTAGAGGCAACAACCCTAGGAAGGATTAAGTAGGAAGTCACTAGCTAAGAGGGGAATGGTAAGACCTAAAAGACTTGAACATCTCAATAAAGATTTGCAGCTAAGGACTTGGCTGATTAGGTTGAAGCAATCAGGAATttagccccccccacacacacacacacacacctgcaggcATGCtcttttgttctctctttctctctctgctccaATAGAAACAGGAACCTGTTAAGGCCCATCAGGGGACAGTCTTGGAAcagaaatgccattgttctttgTTAGGATCTGGAGCCCTTTGGTGCTTAATGTTACCGACAGCAAAGAGGTTTGACTTATGGGAAGCCGTTACCTTCTTGTGTTCCATCCCACTGAGCCAATGTACAACGAAACCACTTACTGATTATCCCTTTTGTGTGCATGACAATTAGGGATGTCAAGTGAGACTTGTGGATCCCCCAGTTCTAGAACTCatttctaggtgacagagatcagttcccccggaggaaatggctgcttgggagggtagacttcatagcattacagttcactgaggtccctccctgccccaaatcccgctcactcccagctccacccccaaagtctccaggtctttcccagcccagagctggcaacctgactaACAAAGCTGATATACTGGGCAGCTTCCTCTTGTATAGCATCACAAGAGCCCTGAGCAATCAGACCATTCTAGTCTGTAGCACAcagttgccctggaaggccaaGAGAGAAGGTACTGAATCCAAAGTCTCCCGTTGATGTTGCCTTATAGAATTGGTATTAAGAAGTTTACTGCATcgggatgtggaggttcccttttgtCATCATGACTAGTAAGCCGCTGACATGCCTCTCCTGCATGAACCTGTTTAATCCCTTTGAAAAGCTATCTCTCTTCCTGGCCATCATTGCTCccactggcagtgaattgcaCACTTTAATTACTCCTTGAATCCAGAATTCCATCCTGACTCTATTGCCCAACAACTTAATCAAGTGTCCCAGACATCTTGTATTATGAAGAAAATACTTCTCCATAGCTGCTTTCTACACCTGATGCATAATTTCATGATCCTGTATCATGTCCCTCTGAGTTGTATTTTTGAAACTGAAAAAATTTCAGCCTCTTGAGCATTTTTCCTAGGAAAGGTGCTTCAACCTCTTAATTATCTTTGTTGACCTTATTTTTCCCCAGCTTTGCAATAGCCTTTTAAGATGCCACAGCTACAACTGCATGCATTATTCACTTGGGATTCTCACAAGTAAAAGCAAACTGATTTCCCAAAGATTATAAGAATTCGGGAGAAATAAATACTTTTGCACAAAACCTCCCAGTGAAAGAACTGCAGTGCAGATTAAGAGGGAGAAAAGATCAGCTGCTGTCAAGGGCTTAGCAAGCTCCACTTTCAGCCCACGCTCTTGCCAACCTGCCTCTCCTTTGGAAGAAAAGAAATGCTGAATGCCCAGTTGCCTGtcacatcctaagcagagtcaaacCCTCCCAACCCCATCAATTTCAATGAATTTAGAGAAGGATATCTCTGCTACTATTTTATGGCAATATTTCAGCCATTTGTTTGCCACTTTGAAAAAGATCTTTGACCATGAAAAGCAGTTTATATATTATCTGAGTTGAATAAAGGAGAGAGATCCCTGCCCTGAGGAGACTCCAAACAACAAGGAAGGTATACACTGTAAATAAGTCAGACACTGTGTTAGGCCAAATCCAAATTCATTTCATCAGGAGCTATAACATGAACATAACTACCACACAATTGCATATTTAGTAAGGATGTTAAAACATACCCTGGACGGTATATAACAGTTTCAAGTAGACAATCGTATCTTCATTGTTTCTATTATATGACAAGAGCGTAAATGGTTGATAAAAATTGCATCAAAAATATAAAAGTTCAAAAGATGGACCTCCAGATAAGAATCATTTCAATAATCTTCAGTTTGccaattttctttttcaaacaaaGCACTTCAAGCATTATTATTATCTAGAAATATAATAGCACCAATAATAATAAAGGCACAAATTGTGAACAATTGGCACTATActgataaaatattatttatttttaccatAGTAGgattcattattgttattattattattaattagatttatttcccgccactccccgtaggcttgtggtgggtcacaatagtcttatccccattaaaatacccattaaaagactttaaaaacaatcccaacatggcggaagctctcattattcctattccctgctatcagagcagcagggagggtggggaggagatctaacttactaggtccataCTAGAAATCTAACTTTCAAGTGGGAGGAGAATCCGAACAGCTAGTAGGAATCAGTGAAATTGGAGTGTTATCACTCGGATCAATAAACTCTGAGGCACTATGGGGTTTCATATAAGTATgtccttttaattggggttttaatgggatttttaatgaggaccttgtgacccaccacgagccattgtatgggagtggcgggatataaatcacataaataatcTCAAATATTATCTCAAAGGTTCAGGAATGTAGATAACTgtatttctaaaaatatataaaacacaaaTACACTTTTTTGGGACTAAATTACATCAGACCACATACCAGAAAAAGTAGTAATGAAGTAACTTTAGTCCAGTTACTGTAACCTCACTAGCTTTTTACAAACCACTGGCAGGTAAGCAAGAAGAATGCCAGGGAAAGTACCAGATGAAGCCAAATAAAGATTTGTTCAAAAGGAAGATCAACTCCAACTAAAGGGAAGCTGCATATTTAATTCTTTTAAACAATATATTGGAAGACATAAGAACCAGGAAATCTGAGGTCAAGGAAGCAAAGACTAGCAGACACAGTCAATATTTTCTTAATTGCAGAAAGCATATATCAGTCGTGAAAAGGTACACAGAGCTGAGTCCCAGGTAAGGTTccgagctctgggttggaaaaaatctggagattttgtggatgGGGTCAGCTAGGATTGGggaaggtacaatgccatagattcccACTAGTAGGTGACTTATATGTTTCAGTTGGAATACCCTCCCccacataaaaaaacaacaactggctATTGGCCATCCTCCCTGATTCTAGtattattttgtgtttttatgGAATTATCTTATAACTTTAAATGTTTTTACTTGCTCAAATGTTTTAATGCATACCATCTTTAGGACCCTGATGCGGCGGAAAGGCAGCATATTTTTTAAGGCCTAATGGTTTGTAGGATccctaaaaccaataaaacacaatGATTCAAACCGTCAGGCAAAGCAAAAGATGCATTTGCAACTATAGCAAGACCAAATCATAGCTCTTCGTCTCAGCAAAGCTTAACACAGATCTCAAGTAATATAAATCCATTTTAAGAAGCCCAATAAATGTGCATGCGTTGGAGTTCTCAATTTCTccatcttattattttttttaaggtccGTCTTTCTACTTGCTCCAAAGCCCTGCAGCCCCAGAAGGGAGATCGGGCCCATTTCCCCGCCTCCCTTCGGAGGGTTCCCCCGGCGGCGCCTCGTCCTGCCCCGCCCCTTTCCCTGCCAATCCCCAGGTCGCCGCCATGCCAACGCGCTCGAGGGGCGGGTGGGGACGTGGGCGGTGACGGACGTCGGAACGGCCCAATAGGACGCCAGCCGTGGCGCCGCTTGTTGCCGTCATCGATGTGCCGGGTGCTCGGCCGGGTGAGGAGCGCCGAGTGATCGATGGAGTTGCAGCTGACGACGACGGCGGCGATTCATCCTCGGGGCCACGGCCATTTCCGTGGCGAGTCTGGACGGGCATTCGGTGAGGAGGgcttgcctgggggagggggacgtAGCCGGCTCgcgaagaaggggggggggtggcgggggccTGGAGGGGTCTTTCGGGGAAGGGGGGATGGAAGGGCTCCGGGGGAGGCCTGAGGCCATGTTGAAAGACCCCCGGACAGCTGGAAGGCGGGGGGTAGGCTGGGGAGGGAATGGGAGGGTCCCATTGTATGAGACGGGGAGGGGCGGGAAAGGTCGGATAGCGCCTGCAGCAGCTCAGCTGAGCCCGCTTTGAACAACCCCTCGCTCCTGTTTGAAGCAACGGGGGGTGGTCTTTGGAAGGCACTAGGAGTCGGGGGTGTGGCTTGGAGACATAGTGGGAAGCTGGGGGTAGGAAGAAGGGGTGGCTGAAAGGAGGGtgtgagaagaaagagaagggggaggctcaggggggtgtagagatgccagtctccaggtgggatctgggggatgccctggaattgcagctcctttccaaattacagagatcgattcccctggagaaattggctgctttggagggtgggccctaTGGCATTGCAGTGTACTGAGGTCCATCCTTGGctgcaaccccaaatctccaggagtttcctggcCTGGATCTTGCAACTTTGATCCCCATCTTCTGTTGGTggcaggggagacctggcaaccatacTTGGGGGAAGGAAAGTAAGGAATGGGATCTGGGGGCCATGCTATGGAGAGCAAGGGGGTTATTGCGGGAAATGCATTCTAGGTGTTTTAAAGAGGAGTTGGGTTAGGGCTGTGGTGAAGATTTGTtgaagggaagagagaagagctgatgCTTCATACCctactttccactgcccaaagcagcttacaaacctttttctctttctctccccacaacagacaccctgtgaggtaggtggggctgagagagttttaggagaactgtgattgactcaaggtcatccagcggaTTTTAAGTTTTGAAAGTCCTGGGAATTGAGTGTGGCCATTGGCCTGGGGCTTATGATCGTGGAAGAGAGATGTGCCTAATACTTGAGATTTCAAGATTAATTTGTTTCTGCAATATGATGGTACTTTTGCTCCCATCTGGGAGAATGTTGGGATTGTTAGAAAGAATTGTGAAGTACCCACTGAGTCAGTAAGTTTACATTTCATCTATTGGGAATGAAAACCagtgcatgatgggaggctgtgtAACACTACAAGCTGGACTCCAAATGTGACCTCAGATCACTGTGCCAAACCATTATAGGTCAGCAAGCTTTAACAAAAAACAATCTATGTAATTCAAGAAAAGATACCACATGCAAATTATAAATCTTTCTGAAGCTATTTTCAAAAATGTTTCAGTCTTAGAAAGATCATTAACAAAATCCAATAAATGTAGTTCTTATAAAGATGCTGGTGTCTACACAGAATTGGGGTTGCACTGAAACAGTGTTTGATTTTTCCGGCTGTAGAAACcgatttcagtttttctccccagTATTCTTTTGAAAATGAACACTAGTGTACTGTAGTGATTAGAGTGTTTTGTTAAGACCTGGTAGCCCCAGGTTTATATCTGTGTTATCATGGAAGTAtttactgggtgattttgggacaGTCACTGTCTCTGttagcctaacctaactcacagggctgttctgagaataaaaaatagaagggtgggggagaatgatGTTATAAGACATTTTGGGTCTTTGTTGGGGGAAAAATGCTCTTCCTGAACTTGTGGAGGAGGAGACAttcattaacacacacacaccccagtgatATAATACTCTCTGATAACGaagatgaaattttaaaaagttattttggcTTTTTAAAGCTTTATCTGCTACACTGAGGACTTTTGAAGAACTGCTGAGTGTTTGTTTAAATCCATAGTAATAATCTGGCTAGAAGAGGGGATGCATTTTTAAAGTGCAATAAAAGTGTTATTTTGAGAATCCTTATTGACACAAGCCTGCATATCAGAAAGGATACCCCACTGTTTAAAAGCCACCAGAGAGTTTTGTGTATTTATATTCTCTATATTCCTGCTGGACCAAGGCATCACTACTAGGATGCCACCCGTTTTGGAGGGTCAAGTCTTTACAGTGTGGCTGAAAGCCAGCTAATTTGTgtggtgtgtttttgtttttaagcagcatctcttctccttttctccatctaGGTATTGACTTCTTCTTCCCTCGTCTCATTGGGCAAGCAAAAGTAATTCCTGTGTGAAAATATGCCTCCAAAATTCAAGCGCCACctcaatgatgatgatgtcaccgGGTCAGTGAAAAGCGAGAGGGTGAG
The nucleotide sequence above comes from Paroedura picta isolate Pp20150507F chromosome 4, Ppicta_v3.0, whole genome shotgun sequence. Encoded proteins:
- the ITPA gene encoding inosine triphosphate pyrophosphatase, which codes for MSAAGRSVVFVTGNAKKLEEVIQILGDSFPYRLVAKKIDLPEYQGEPDDISIQKCQEAAKQVQGPVIVEDTCLCFNALGGLPGPYIKWFLEKLKPEGLYKLLAGFEDKTAYALCTFAFSTGNPEEPVKLFKGQTHGCIVDPRGPRDFGWDPCFQPEGYDQTYAELPKSVKNSISHRYKALNALSTYFIQQHKEATSGPS